From the Bubalus kerabau isolate K-KA32 ecotype Philippines breed swamp buffalo chromosome 2, PCC_UOA_SB_1v2, whole genome shotgun sequence genome, one window contains:
- the LOC129644998 gene encoding proline-rich protein 23C-like, which translates to MMGSRPHSPSASSADQWEQQAEGPGPAKRRRMEEPTDHEFEVAPRVDNVMGTPDMGALTSLVILADGFALHLPLDEVDLVLEPEPTSVLQVSLGDNTLILIPGALLEFLEGESHSALVLEQGSFLNAPGECVALEQGFYGPVPEIAGQEEVYEEDADTVFPQAGMNAAASSVAGLLLSPRRASDPDFLGLAPEPWPQAPNPTPERGSPHHQDNLDLHVPEFFPDSPLQPLPPSPCPGSHERPQHPPVPARKAQRRLFQE; encoded by the coding sequence ATGATGGGCAGCCGGCCCCACAGCCCCAGCGCTTCCTCTGCAGACCAGTGGGAACAGCAGGCCGAAGGACCCGGCCCTGCCAAGCGCCGTCGAATGGAGGAGCCCACGGACCACGAGTTCGAGGTAGCGCCCAGAGTGGACAACGTGATGGGGACCCCAGACATGGGAGCGCTCACCTCCCTGGTGATTCTGGCCGACGGCTTTGCCCTGCACCTGCCCCTGGACGAGGTCGACCTGGTGCTGGAGCCCGAGCCCACATCCGTGCTGCAAGTTTCTCTCGGGGATAACACCCTCATACTGATCCCTGGAGCCCTCCTCGAATTCCTAGAAGGGGAGAGCCACTCGGCCCTTGTTCTGGAACAGGGCTCTTTCCTGAACGCTCCTGGGGAATGCGTCGCCCTCGAGCAGGGATTCTATGGACCTGTCCCAGAGATCGCTGGCCAAGAAGAGGTCTATGAGGAGGACGCAGACACTGTGTTCCCGCAGGCTGGGATGAATGCAGCCGCCAGCTCAGTTGCTGGGCTCCTCCTTTCCCCTAGAAGGGCATCCGACCCAGACTTCTTGGGCCTAGCCCCAGAGCCCTGGCCTCAGGCGCCCAACCCTACTCCAGAGAGAGGCTCTCCTCACCACCAAGACAACCTGGACTTGCACGTTCCGGAGTTCTTCCCCGACTCACCACTCCAACCTCTACCTCCCTCTCCTTGTCCAGGTTCTCACGAGCGCCCCCAACACCCTCCTGTTCCTGCTCGAAAGGCCCAGAGACGCCTGTTTCAAGAATGA